The nucleotide sequence TGTGCCCCAAGGGGAAGAATAGCTCCTACTAATTTTGCTAAGACAACGGTAAAAAATAGAGTTGCTGAAACTACAAATGCAATCTCTAACTTATTTGCCCTTCCAAAAAGAGTAATCTCTAAATAATATAATCTTAAAAAATTAATAATAGATAGAATAAAAGCTACAATAAAACTGACTTTAAATTCTTTTACCATTATCTTAAACCAGTCTCCTAAACTGATGTTCCCTAGAGAGAGTTCTCTGATCACAAGGGTAGATGTCTGAGCACCGGAATTCCCTGCTGTATCCATCAATAAAGGGATGAATCCATTTAGTATAGGGAGGAGAGCTAAAGTATGCTCATATTTCCCGATTACTCCAGAGGTAAAAGATGCGGAAATCATAAGGATAAGGAGCCATGGGATCCTTTTCTTTGCCATATCAAGGGAATTTACATCCATATATTTATCTGTAAGGGGGTTGATAGCAGCCATTTTCTGCATATCTTCGGTATTTTCTTCCTCGATAACTTCCACAATATCATCTATGGTGATTATACCGGTTAAACTTCCCTCTAAGTCTACAACTGGAATGGAGATAAGATCGTATTTTTTAAATTTATCCGCGATGATCTCTTGGTCATCTAGAGTATTTACAGTAACTATATCATCGGATTTATATATATCTGATATTTTTTGATCTGGATCAGATAAGATAATCGATCTCAGGGATAAAACTCCTAAGAGTTTTTTAGATTTATCGGTAATATAAGCAGTATAGATACTCTCTGAATTTTTTCCGACACTTCTAATATGTTTTAGTGCTTCACTGATACTCATATCTTCTTTTAAAGAAAGGTATTCAGTGGTCATGAGGCTACCAGCTGATTCTTCTGGGTAACTTAAAAACTGGTTTATCTTTTTTCTGTCTTCAACGGTAGATACCTGTAATATCTTGGTTACAATATTGGCTGGCATCTCTTCGATTAAGTCTATCAAGTCATCAAAGAATAATTCATCTATTAATTCTGTTGTTTCTCCTTTAGAAAATGAAGTTATCAGTGTTAACTGCTCCTCGGATTCTAAATAGGAAAACGATCTTACTGCCAGTTCCTTTGGTAGCAGCCTATAGATTATGATTTGTTCTCTAGTAGGTACCTCACTAATGATCTCACTAATGGTAACTGGGTTTAATTTGATCAATTCTTCCTTAAGTTTGTTAAACTTTTTTTCTCTTATTAACTCTAATAGTACATTTTTCACATATACTCCTCCTTTTGATTTACATTTTTTTCATCACATCCATCCTGCGTATACAATCGTCCATACAACTCAACCCCTCTTAAAATAAAATTTATTTTGCACCTAAAAAATATTATTAGGTAACCAAGTTATTATAATATAGATAACAAATATCTTCAATACTTTTAAAATATATATAAGAATATAAAAAAATTATGTATAATAGTGGTAATGGATAAGAAATTAAAGTCAAAAAAATTGAGATTATAAAGTAAAAGTTTAAATAATATAAATTGGATTTATATAAGGATAGTTTTGCGGTTATCTAGGCAAAAAAGGAGAGAAGGATGAGAGCAACAGGAATAGTAGTGGAGTATAATCCATTTCATAATGGACATAAACTCCATTTAATGGAAGCTAAAAAAAATGGCGATCTGGTTATAGCAGTTATGAGTGGGAATTTTTTACAGAGGGGGGAACCTGCCATATATGATAAATGGACTAGAGCTCATATGGCTCTTAAAAATGGGGTAGATTTGGTAGTAGAACTACCTATATTTTATTCTAATCAGGCAGCGGAGATATTTTCCCATGGAGCTGTAGATATTTTGGATAAATTAGGGGTAGAAAATTTAGTTTTTGGCTCTGAATCTTCAGATCTAGAAAAATTAAAAAAAATTGCTTATCTGCAGATAGATGAAAAAGAACTTGTAGATGAAAAGATAAAGGGAAAGATGGAGGAGGGAATATCCTATCCCAATGCTATAAACTCTGTTATAGAGGAACTTCTAGGAGAAAAAGGGATCTTGAAACCCAATGATATATTGGGAGTGGAATATATCAAAGCCATTAGAAAATTAGATTCATCCATGGAAGCCAGACTCATAGAGAGAAAGGCTGTAGGATATCATGACAAAGAAATAATAGATGAGATTACCAGTGCTACTTCCATAAGGGAGATGGTGAAGGAGGGCAGGGCAAGCGAGATAAAAAGAGTGATGCCGGCAGAAAGTTTCGAGCTTTTAGGCGATCCTACGTATTTAGAGAATTTTTATCCCCTGTTGAGGTATGAAATTTTAAATAACTACGATGAGCTTAAGTTTATTGCAGATATGGAGATAGGTTTAGATAATCGGATTTTTGAAATGGCAGTAAAATATGCAGATTTTCATGATTTTTATAAAAACCTGATGACCAAAAGATATACCAATGGAAGGATCCAGAGGGTACTGACTCATATTCTTCTGAAGATAGATAAAAAATTAATAGATGAAACCAAGGCTGGAATTACATATGTGAAAATATTGGGATTTTCAGAAAAAGGGAGCAGATATCTCAAGGAAAAAAAAGAGACATTGAGGATAAAGCCCCTATCGGGATTAAAAAATGTCAGTCTGATCTTAGATGAAAGGGAGAGGGAACTCCTGAATTTTGAGATAAAATGTGACAGGATATATGGAATAATCAATCCCTATGAGGAGAGGAAGTTTCCTATAATTATTAAAAATGATTAAGGGATGAAATTTAAAAGATTTATTATGCACGGGTGATCATTAATTGCCTGTAAGGTTTCTTAGAAACATGATGAGGAGGAAAAAATTGGAACAGACAAAATTAAGTTTAAAATACCAGATATTTTATGGGATCGGAGTCAGCTATGCCATAGTTGACCAGATATTTGCCCAGTGGGTGCTGTATTATTATCTGCCCCCTGAAAATTCAGGGTTGACACCGATAATGGCACCAATCTTGATATCTTTAGCATTAATTGTATCGAGATCTGTAGATATGATCTCAGATCCCTTGGTGGGATTTTGGTCAGACAGAGTAGATACCAAATGGGGTAGAAGGATACCGTTTATAGCAGCAGGGGCAGTACCCTTGGCACTATCTACCATAGCGTTTTTCTATCCAATATTGGGGAATGATTGGATAACGTTTATATATTTGATGTGCACAGGGTCTGTGTTCTTTGTATTCTATACCATAGTAGGAGCTCCATATAACGCCATGATTCCAGAGATCGGAAACACCAAGGAAGAGAGACTTAATTTATCTACCTGGCAATCTGTATTCAGACTTTTATATACTGCACTGGCAATGATCTTACCGGGAGTTTTGATAAAAGTAATCGGTGGAGGAGATACCCAGAAAGGTGTCAGAGGAATGGTTATTGTGTTAGCTTTATTTTCTGTCCTGCCGGCTCTCATAACTATATTTGGTGTGCCAGAGAAGAAATTATCCCATGGAAGAAAATCTACAGAATCTTTAAAAAATTCAATTAAGATAATATTTGAGGATAGATCTTTTATCTACTATCTGCTTGGACTGCTATTTTTCTTTGTAGGATTTAATACACTTCGTGGAACTATGAACTACTTTGTAGAGGATGTTATGGGATTAGGAAAGGAAGCTATAACTGTGGCTTCAGCTGTATTATTTGGAATGTCAGCATTATTTTTCTACCCGACAAACAGGCTGTGCAAAAAAATAGGATATAAAAAACCTATGCTGATCTCATTACTTATTCTGATAATTACATCACTATTATTGAACTATCTTGGTCGGGGAGTACCAGTTAAATATGGGTTTGCATTATTTGGATTGATTGGAATACCAGTTGCAGGTGCAGCGTTTATCTATCCGCCGGCAATGCTCAGTGAGATAGGAACACGTATAACCAAGGAGAGCGGAACCCAGGTCGAAGGGATATGTTTTGGTATTCAAGGTTTTTTCCTTAAGATGGCATTTTTAGTATCTATAGCTACCCTGCCAATCTTATTAGTGGCTGGATCTGGAAGTTTAATAGATGCTATGACCTCAAAACCACAGGGAGTAGAGAGAAGTGGAGTGTATGCAACCACTATATTTTCAGCAATTTCCTTTGGAATTTCCTTTGTTTTTTATTATCTTTATCCAGAAAAACAGGTGGAGGAAGATGGAGAAATGAATTAAAAATTAAGTGCTACTTAATTTTTTTATGAAAAAAATAGGAAAACCATTGATTTTTCTTGACTTATATGTTATTATGAGTGAAGCTAATGCATTTTTTTAGTGACCTCCAAAATTAATGAAATTTTTAATTAAAAGGGAGATTATAATCACTTTAAAAGATCTTAGTGAAATGATTGGGAGGAATATAATGAACTTAAGAGATAGATTGATTGAAGAATGTAGAACATACCGTAGGGAAAATGGAGTTACACAAAGAGAGTTAGGAGAAAAGTTAGGAAAACATACTTCAGCAGTAGGTAGATTTGAAATAGGAGCTATTGATCCTAGATTAAAATTTGTGCAAAATCTATTAAATGCTATGGGAAAAGAGATTATCATAGTAGATAAAGTTAGATAGGCGAGAGTTAAGGATTAGTATATAGCTAATCCTTTTTTTTTATCATTTAATAAAAAGTGATATAGGGACATAGGTCCTGTTTATTGGTTTGATATTAGTGTATAATACTGAAAGTTTATAAAAGGAGTGGTGAAGAGATGAAAAAAATGATAACACTTATAATGGTTATTATGGCATTATTGTTAACAGCATGTGGCGGACCAAAGGAAGAAAAAGTAGAGGATAACGGGGCTTTAAAAGTAGGATTAGTATTATCTACAGGTGGATTAGGAGATAAATCATTTAATGACTCAGCTTATGCAGGTCTTAAAGAAGCAGAAGAAAAATTAGGAGTAAAAATAAAATATGTAGAACCAGCAAATGTATCTGAATTTGATACGTTTTTAAGACAGTTTGCAGAAGCAGATTACGATTTAATAGTTGGTATAGGATTCCAAATGAGAGATTCTATAGTTAAAGTAGCAGAGGAATATCCAGCAGTACATTTCTTAATGGTAGATGAACCT is from Psychrilyobacter atlanticus DSM 19335 and encodes:
- the mgtE gene encoding magnesium transporter, whose product is MKNVLLELIREKKFNKLKEELIKLNPVTISEIISEVPTREQIIIYRLLPKELAVRSFSYLESEEQLTLITSFSKGETTELIDELFFDDLIDLIEEMPANIVTKILQVSTVEDRKKINQFLSYPEESAGSLMTTEYLSLKEDMSISEALKHIRSVGKNSESIYTAYITDKSKKLLGVLSLRSIILSDPDQKISDIYKSDDIVTVNTLDDQEIIADKFKKYDLISIPVVDLEGSLTGIITIDDIVEVIEEENTEDMQKMAAINPLTDKYMDVNSLDMAKKRIPWLLILMISASFTSGVIGKYEHTLALLPILNGFIPLLMDTAGNSGAQTSTLVIRELSLGNISLGDWFKIMVKEFKVSFIVAFILSIINFLRLYYLEITLFGRANKLEIAFVVSATLFFTVVLAKLVGAILPLGAQKLKFDPALMAGPLITTIVDVLALVVYFHLITTFMPV
- a CDS encoding MFS transporter: MRRKKLEQTKLSLKYQIFYGIGVSYAIVDQIFAQWVLYYYLPPENSGLTPIMAPILISLALIVSRSVDMISDPLVGFWSDRVDTKWGRRIPFIAAGAVPLALSTIAFFYPILGNDWITFIYLMCTGSVFFVFYTIVGAPYNAMIPEIGNTKEERLNLSTWQSVFRLLYTALAMILPGVLIKVIGGGDTQKGVRGMVIVLALFSVLPALITIFGVPEKKLSHGRKSTESLKNSIKIIFEDRSFIYYLLGLLFFFVGFNTLRGTMNYFVEDVMGLGKEAITVASAVLFGMSALFFYPTNRLCKKIGYKKPMLISLLILIITSLLLNYLGRGVPVKYGFALFGLIGIPVAGAAFIYPPAMLSEIGTRITKESGTQVEGICFGIQGFFLKMAFLVSIATLPILLVAGSGSLIDAMTSKPQGVERSGVYATTIFSAISFGISFVFYYLYPEKQVEEDGEMN
- a CDS encoding nucleotidyltransferase — protein: MRATGIVVEYNPFHNGHKLHLMEAKKNGDLVIAVMSGNFLQRGEPAIYDKWTRAHMALKNGVDLVVELPIFYSNQAAEIFSHGAVDILDKLGVENLVFGSESSDLEKLKKIAYLQIDEKELVDEKIKGKMEEGISYPNAINSVIEELLGEKGILKPNDILGVEYIKAIRKLDSSMEARLIERKAVGYHDKEIIDEITSATSIREMVKEGRASEIKRVMPAESFELLGDPTYLENFYPLLRYEILNNYDELKFIADMEIGLDNRIFEMAVKYADFHDFYKNLMTKRYTNGRIQRVLTHILLKIDKKLIDETKAGITYVKILGFSEKGSRYLKEKKETLRIKPLSGLKNVSLILDERERELLNFEIKCDRIYGIINPYEERKFPIIIKND
- a CDS encoding helix-turn-helix domain-containing protein, translated to MNLRDRLIEECRTYRRENGVTQRELGEKLGKHTSAVGRFEIGAIDPRLKFVQNLLNAMGKEIIIVDKVR